The proteins below come from a single Edaphobacter acidisoli genomic window:
- a CDS encoding nucleotidyltransferase family protein encodes MTTRKTAAVIVAAGASMRFGSPKQLARLDGEALLERAVRVAREAGCRPVVVVLGASAELIRAQCLLEDAVVIVHEDWASGMGGSIGCGVRALYDVDGCVVMTCDMPAVTPEHLRLLMTTGETMASAYAGRHGVPAYFPADRFAELAQLHGDSGAREMLRNVQSVELVGGELDIDTPEDLASVAGRTSSAL; translated from the coding sequence ATGACGACACGCAAGACGGCTGCGGTGATCGTAGCTGCGGGAGCCTCGATGCGCTTTGGCTCTCCTAAACAACTTGCTCGGCTGGATGGCGAAGCGCTGCTGGAGCGTGCGGTGCGGGTGGCGCGCGAGGCTGGCTGCCGACCTGTTGTGGTGGTGCTAGGGGCTTCAGCGGAGCTGATTCGAGCACAGTGTTTGTTGGAAGATGCAGTCGTCATCGTCCATGAAGATTGGGCTTCGGGGATGGGAGGCTCGATCGGTTGTGGCGTGCGCGCTTTGTACGATGTGGATGGGTGCGTTGTGATGACGTGCGATATGCCTGCGGTGACGCCGGAGCATCTACGACTGCTGATGACGACGGGAGAAACGATGGCTTCAGCTTATGCCGGGCGGCATGGCGTGCCTGCATATTTTCCTGCTGATCGTTTTGCCGAGTTAGCGCAACTGCACGGGGACTCAGGTGCGCGGGAGATGTTGCGCAATGTGCAGAGTGTGGAGTTGGTGGGTGGCGAGCTGGATATAGATACTCCCGAGGATTTAGCGAGCGTGGCTGGCCGGACGTCTTCTGCGTTGTAG
- a CDS encoding XdhC family protein, translating to MIERRRIVRLWRQGGLTALVTLVRAVGSSYRRPGARLLLGATGEYAGTISGGCLEAEIVRKAAWMVRDGAVVERYSTMFDDTAEVPFGLGCGGVVDLLVEAAGTAEFEALMMAMERSLAGEISTVVTWLPGDGRALRRVVLRDGTVEFASEGLGEKKLACAHGLRAGEEHEGRFVEELDAPQRLFVLGAGDDAKPLVKIASLLGWTVIVADGRGQLARADRFPEAERVVCTGDTGIARLGIHADDAVVVMTHSYEQDRGILKALLPVRPRYMGLLGARHRSSLLLSEAAEALGCSVAECCDGLFAPVGLDLGGDGAEAIALAVMAEVHAVCQGKMGAARRLSAEDVSRYLEQGGASRYLRTHCALDGR from the coding sequence ATGATTGAGCGGCGGCGCATTGTGCGGCTGTGGCGTCAGGGCGGTTTAACTGCTCTGGTAACGCTGGTGCGTGCGGTGGGCTCGAGCTATCGACGACCGGGTGCGCGGTTGCTGCTGGGTGCAACGGGTGAGTATGCCGGGACGATCAGTGGAGGATGCCTGGAGGCGGAGATCGTCCGCAAGGCTGCCTGGATGGTTCGCGATGGCGCGGTGGTGGAGCGCTACTCGACGATGTTTGACGACACGGCTGAGGTGCCGTTTGGCCTGGGATGTGGCGGTGTCGTTGATTTGCTGGTTGAAGCTGCGGGCACGGCTGAGTTCGAGGCACTGATGATGGCGATGGAGCGGTCGCTTGCTGGCGAGATCAGCACGGTTGTGACGTGGTTGCCAGGCGATGGGCGTGCTCTGCGGCGTGTGGTGCTGCGCGATGGGACGGTGGAGTTTGCGAGTGAGGGACTGGGAGAGAAGAAACTCGCTTGTGCCCATGGGTTGCGTGCCGGCGAGGAACATGAGGGTCGCTTTGTCGAGGAGCTGGACGCTCCGCAGCGGTTGTTTGTGCTGGGTGCGGGAGATGATGCGAAGCCGCTGGTGAAGATCGCGTCGTTGCTTGGGTGGACTGTGATTGTGGCGGATGGGCGCGGGCAGTTGGCGAGAGCGGATCGTTTTCCTGAGGCGGAGCGGGTGGTTTGTACCGGGGATACGGGCATTGCGCGGCTAGGGATTCATGCGGATGATGCCGTCGTGGTGATGACGCATAGTTATGAACAGGACCGTGGGATTCTGAAGGCGCTGTTGCCGGTGCGTCCGCGCTATATGGGATTGCTGGGAGCGCGGCACAGAAGTTCGCTGCTGCTGAGCGAAGCTGCGGAGGCCCTGGGGTGCAGTGTCGCGGAGTGTTGTGACGGGTTGTTTGCTCCGGTTGGGCTGGACCTGGGCGGTGATGGCGCGGAGGCGATTGCACTTGCCGTGATGGCTGAGGTTCACGCGGTATGCCAGGGTAAGATGGGCGCGGCGCGGAGGCTTTCGGCAGAGGATGTGTCGCGGTATCTGGAGCAAGGCGGGGCTTCGCGATATTTGCGGACACATTGTGCGCTGGATGGCAGATGA
- a CDS encoding phosphoadenylyl-sulfate reductase: MIESAVDYETLTAEKLVDEVVRNAQRGSVCFTSSFQTEDMVVLDLLRKRVPDVPVIFLETGYHFKEVIDYRDRMVKEWGLNLVNAMPATTKEEHEKQFGLLYIVQPTQCCQIRKVEPLMRSLEPFDWWFTGLRREQSPTRAGLKKVENHTTPTGKHMKKISVLADWTWNDVTKYAEEHGIPQLELYARGYTSIGCEPCTAIPEAGADPRSGRWGGKKLECGIHTFSEKS, encoded by the coding sequence GTGATTGAGAGCGCGGTCGATTACGAGACGTTGACGGCGGAGAAGCTGGTGGATGAAGTGGTGCGTAACGCCCAGCGGGGAAGTGTGTGCTTCACGAGCAGCTTTCAGACCGAGGACATGGTCGTGCTCGACCTGCTGCGGAAGCGAGTGCCGGATGTGCCGGTGATCTTTCTGGAGACCGGATATCACTTCAAGGAAGTGATCGATTATCGCGACCGCATGGTGAAGGAGTGGGGGCTGAATCTCGTCAATGCGATGCCAGCGACGACGAAGGAAGAGCATGAGAAGCAGTTTGGGTTGCTCTACATTGTGCAGCCGACGCAGTGCTGCCAGATTCGCAAGGTTGAGCCGCTGATGCGGTCGCTGGAGCCGTTCGACTGGTGGTTTACCGGGCTCAGGCGTGAGCAGTCGCCGACGCGTGCGGGGTTGAAGAAGGTTGAAAATCACACGACGCCTACGGGCAAGCACATGAAGAAGATCAGCGTGCTTGCGGACTGGACGTGGAACGACGTGACGAAGTATGCCGAGGAGCATGGGATTCCGCAGCTTGAGCTTTATGCGCGCGGATATACGAGCATCGGCTGCGAGCCCTGCACGGCTATTCCAGAGGCTGGGGCTGATCCGCGCAGCGGGCGCTGGGGTGGGAAGAAGCTGGAGTGCGGCATTCACACATTTTCTGAAAAGAGCTAG
- the cysN gene encoding sulfate adenylyltransferase subunit CysN, which produces MAQAGTVEQVSGAKFEEFLEAHLGQEMLRFTTAGSVDDGKSTLIGRLLHDTKSVYEDQLAAVKKSRVNRAANGHVDFSLLTDGLKAEREQGITIDVAYRYFSTSRRKFIIADTPGHEQYTRNMATGASTADVAVVLIDANAYLKQGSLLPQSRRHTYIAALLGIPHVVAAVNKMDLIAYSEESFRAIRKEFLELAAHLGLKSVEVIPVSALEGDNVVSPSKVMTWYEGPTLLEYLETVPLRVDETGGSMRFPVQLVQRPDANFRGFAGQVARGVLRAGERVVALPSMRETTVKRIVTYDGDLEVAAHPQSVTVELADEIDLSRGEMLIAAGEQLPRINRHFRAMVVWMHETPLVVGRTYVAKHTTRTVRATVRAIRYRVDVNSLAQVDAVQLAMNEIAEVEFETNLPLFFDPYAENRATGAMILIDGLTNATVGAAMIVDAVDGVEDSDSRATLVVVPGRAELAKQLVGELHLLGQRAVSIDDSLIPEDAVAGVARALQLAGVVAVTARKLDAATVAAIEKFAGDDLVLGEGLDDAEVLRRVTR; this is translated from the coding sequence ATGGCGCAGGCGGGAACAGTGGAACAGGTATCTGGCGCGAAGTTTGAGGAGTTTCTTGAGGCGCATCTTGGGCAGGAGATGTTGCGCTTTACGACAGCAGGCAGCGTGGACGATGGCAAGAGCACGCTGATTGGGCGTCTGCTGCACGATACGAAGAGCGTTTACGAAGACCAGTTGGCGGCGGTGAAGAAGAGCCGCGTGAACCGCGCGGCCAATGGGCATGTGGATTTTTCGCTGCTGACTGACGGCCTGAAGGCGGAGCGTGAGCAAGGCATCACGATCGATGTGGCGTATCGCTACTTTTCGACATCGCGGCGGAAGTTCATTATTGCCGACACGCCGGGGCATGAGCAGTACACGCGCAATATGGCGACGGGGGCTTCGACGGCTGATGTTGCTGTGGTGCTGATTGATGCGAATGCGTATCTGAAGCAGGGGAGTTTGCTGCCGCAGTCGCGGCGTCACACGTATATCGCTGCGTTGCTGGGGATTCCGCATGTGGTTGCTGCGGTCAACAAGATGGACCTGATTGCCTACTCGGAGGAGAGCTTTCGGGCGATTCGTAAGGAGTTTCTGGAGCTGGCTGCGCATCTTGGGCTGAAGAGCGTAGAGGTCATTCCGGTGAGTGCGCTGGAGGGCGACAATGTTGTGTCTCCCAGTAAGGTCATGACCTGGTACGAGGGGCCGACGCTGCTGGAGTATCTGGAGACTGTGCCTTTGCGCGTGGATGAGACCGGCGGGTCGATGCGGTTCCCAGTGCAATTGGTGCAGCGGCCGGATGCGAACTTCCGCGGGTTTGCGGGGCAGGTGGCGCGTGGTGTGCTTCGTGCCGGCGAGCGTGTGGTGGCGCTTCCTTCGATGCGTGAGACGACTGTGAAGCGCATTGTGACGTATGACGGTGATCTTGAGGTGGCCGCTCATCCGCAGAGCGTTACGGTGGAACTGGCTGATGAGATTGACCTGAGCCGTGGTGAGATGCTGATTGCTGCTGGGGAGCAGTTGCCGCGCATCAACCGGCACTTCCGCGCGATGGTGGTGTGGATGCACGAGACGCCGCTGGTGGTGGGCAGAACGTATGTGGCGAAGCACACGACGCGGACGGTGCGAGCTACGGTGCGGGCGATTCGGTATCGCGTGGATGTAAATTCGCTTGCGCAGGTGGATGCGGTGCAATTGGCGATGAATGAGATCGCCGAGGTGGAGTTTGAGACGAACCTGCCGCTGTTCTTCGATCCGTATGCTGAGAACCGTGCGACTGGCGCGATGATCCTGATCGACGGCCTGACGAACGCGACGGTGGGCGCGGCGATGATCGTCGATGCGGTGGATGGTGTTGAGGATTCCGACTCGCGTGCGACGCTGGTGGTTGTTCCTGGGCGTGCGGAACTTGCGAAGCAATTGGTGGGCGAGCTGCATCTATTAGGGCAGAGGGCTGTGAGCATTGATGATTCGCTGATTCCAGAAGATGCTGTTGCTGGCGTTGCGCGGGCTTTGCAGCTGGCCGGTGTGGTTGCGGTTACGGCGCGCAAACTGGATGCGGCGACGGTGGCGGCGATTGAGAAGTTTGCCGGTGACGATCTGGTGCTCGGCGAAGGACTGGACGATGCCGAGGTGTTGAGGAGAGTGACACGGTGA
- the cysD gene encoding sulfate adenylyltransferase subunit CysD, which produces MIALEPNEVIQPAQLNHLQALEAESIAIMREAVAEFARPVMLYSIGKDSSVMLRLAQKAFYPGKIPFPLLHVDTSYKFPEMIAFRDNYTKEIGAELIVHRNEEAIAAGAAPWKLGTQNCCGLLKTRSLLDGLAEGGFDAAFGGARRDEEKSRAKERVYSFRDTAGQWDPKNQRPELWSLYNSRLRKGESIRVFPLSNWTELDIWLYLYAEKIPIVPLYFAKERPLVVRGGAMTLVYDDTRLLPGEKVETLKVRMRSLGCMPCTGAIRSEADTLPKIIEELMTFRRSERENRAIDHDEEGSMEVKKREGYF; this is translated from the coding sequence ATGATTGCCCTAGAACCGAATGAAGTCATCCAGCCAGCCCAACTGAACCATCTGCAGGCGTTGGAGGCTGAGAGCATTGCCATTATGCGCGAGGCTGTGGCGGAGTTTGCGCGACCTGTGATGCTGTACTCGATTGGGAAGGACTCGTCAGTGATGCTGCGGCTGGCGCAGAAGGCGTTTTATCCGGGGAAGATTCCGTTTCCGCTGCTGCATGTGGATACGAGCTATAAGTTTCCGGAGATGATCGCGTTTCGGGACAACTATACGAAAGAGATTGGCGCGGAGCTGATTGTGCATCGCAATGAAGAGGCGATTGCGGCGGGGGCGGCTCCGTGGAAGCTGGGGACGCAGAACTGCTGCGGGCTGCTGAAGACGCGCAGCTTGCTGGATGGGTTGGCCGAGGGTGGGTTCGATGCGGCGTTTGGCGGGGCTCGGCGCGATGAGGAGAAGAGCCGCGCGAAGGAGCGGGTTTACAGCTTCCGCGATACGGCGGGGCAGTGGGACCCGAAGAATCAGCGGCCGGAGTTGTGGAGCTTGTACAACTCGCGATTGAGGAAGGGCGAGAGCATTCGCGTGTTTCCGCTTTCGAACTGGACCGAGCTGGACATCTGGCTGTATCTGTATGCGGAGAAGATTCCGATTGTGCCACTGTACTTTGCGAAGGAGCGTCCGCTGGTGGTGCGGGGCGGTGCGATGACGCTGGTGTATGACGACACGAGGTTGTTGCCCGGCGAGAAGGTCGAGACGCTGAAGGTGCGGATGCGCAGCCTGGGCTGTATGCCTTGCACGGGCGCGATCCGCAGCGAGGCGGACACGTTGCCGAAGATTATTGAAGAGCTGATGACGTTTCGGCGGAGCGAGCGGGAGAACCGCGCGATTGACCACGATGAAGAAGGCTCGATGGAAGTGAAGAAGCGGGAGGGCTACTTCTAA
- a CDS encoding Ig-like domain-containing protein, with translation MSERIYLLVLKLYPRRFRQSYGDEALHLFRDRMRDETGLLRRVRLWFDLLSDLAAIHVRGYHEAAAVQAIVPVQSGIPAFSSLDDRAFDLRFVLMGAVLAVIVCGGVFRALDSGGDLSFRSSVTHAVDSSSKTKASMEFSYEPAHPVAGSVVRFSATVSGTGSGPAPTGRVRFVDGWIPLADGDLVHGSVTVVARLPEGKTFPLNAFYLGDSNYGPAIALERNR, from the coding sequence ATGTCTGAGCGAATTTATCTGCTGGTGTTGAAGCTCTATCCTCGGAGGTTTCGCCAGAGCTATGGCGATGAGGCGTTGCATCTGTTTCGAGATCGTATGCGGGATGAGACGGGACTGCTCCGGCGGGTGCGGCTTTGGTTTGATCTGCTGAGCGATCTGGCGGCCATTCATGTGCGTGGATATCACGAGGCGGCTGCGGTTCAGGCGATTGTCCCGGTACAGAGTGGAATTCCGGCGTTCAGTAGTTTGGACGACAGAGCGTTTGACCTTCGGTTTGTACTGATGGGTGCGGTTTTGGCTGTGATCGTCTGCGGCGGGGTGTTCAGGGCGCTGGACTCTGGCGGCGATTTGTCGTTTCGGAGTTCGGTTACGCATGCTGTTGATTCGTCTTCAAAGACGAAGGCGAGCATGGAGTTTTCGTATGAGCCTGCGCATCCTGTTGCCGGATCGGTGGTCCGATTCAGCGCTACGGTAAGCGGAACCGGAAGTGGCCCTGCGCCGACCGGGAGGGTGCGGTTTGTCGATGGATGGATTCCTCTGGCAGATGGCGACCTGGTGCATGGTTCGGTTACGGTTGTGGCGAGGCTGCCGGAGGGGAAAACGTTCCCACTGAATGCGTTTTATCTGGGGGATTCGAACTATGGGCCGGCCATTGCGCTTGAGAGGAATCGTTGA
- a CDS encoding PadR family transcriptional regulator has product MPKKTLDPLPSAAFHILLALVDGDLHGYGVMRRVAEQTSGRVRLGPGTLYGSIQTLLEAGYIDEVETESSDRRRCYRLTVTGGKRVREETERLEELLRVARSKGVLEGGYV; this is encoded by the coding sequence ATGCCAAAGAAAACTCTCGATCCGTTACCCTCGGCTGCCTTCCACATCCTGCTTGCTCTGGTGGATGGGGACCTGCATGGCTATGGGGTGATGCGCCGTGTTGCTGAGCAGACTTCCGGGCGGGTGCGTTTAGGACCGGGGACTTTATACGGTTCAATTCAAACTCTTCTTGAGGCTGGGTACATCGACGAGGTGGAGACGGAGAGTTCGGACCGTCGGCGCTGCTACAGGCTTACTGTTACCGGAGGTAAGCGTGTGCGGGAAGAGACGGAGCGGCTGGAGGAGCTGTTGCGTGTGGCCCGGTCTAAAGGAGTGCTGGAGGGCGGATATGTCTGA
- a CDS encoding LysR family transcriptional regulator, translating to MDFEQLKTFLEVWHQKSFSKAARKLRITQPAVSAQIHSLEREVGERLFDRKGGKITFTPAGRVFEPFAEHALDCQRHLLLMVSEQRRSPRGEISISAQESTSLYVLPDVFAEFKKHFPKVALKIARAERARTIEALLAREVDFGVVSLPVTDKRFVVETLHIDELALAVPKGHPLTSVANPGPKDLVKFPFLLPKQGRQRDLFLNLFRMHDIYPKSVMEVESSELMKRFILAGLGIGFLPSINIDAEVKAGSIAIIKIEELKVSRDLGLIYLKEKTLPHAAKAFLQIAIGGVRLDPFESSNRTPSRD from the coding sequence ATGGACTTTGAACAACTGAAGACATTCCTTGAGGTCTGGCACCAGAAGAGCTTCTCGAAAGCTGCCAGAAAGCTCCGCATCACCCAGCCGGCCGTCTCCGCGCAGATCCACTCGCTCGAACGCGAGGTCGGCGAGCGGCTCTTCGACCGCAAGGGCGGCAAAATCACCTTCACCCCCGCAGGCCGCGTCTTCGAGCCCTTCGCCGAGCACGCCCTCGACTGCCAGCGCCATCTCCTCCTGATGGTCTCCGAGCAGCGCCGCTCCCCTCGCGGCGAAATCTCCATCAGCGCCCAGGAGTCCACGAGCCTCTACGTCCTGCCCGATGTCTTCGCCGAATTCAAAAAGCACTTCCCCAAAGTCGCCCTCAAAATCGCCCGCGCCGAGCGCGCCCGCACCATCGAAGCCCTGCTCGCCCGCGAAGTCGACTTCGGCGTCGTCTCGCTCCCGGTCACCGACAAACGCTTCGTCGTCGAAACCCTGCACATCGACGAACTCGCGCTCGCCGTTCCAAAGGGACATCCCCTCACTTCAGTCGCGAATCCAGGCCCGAAGGACCTCGTAAAATTCCCGTTCCTTCTGCCCAAACAAGGACGCCAGCGCGACCTCTTTCTCAACCTCTTCCGCATGCACGACATCTATCCCAAATCCGTCATGGAAGTAGAAAGCAGCGAACTGATGAAGCGATTCATCCTCGCAGGACTTGGAATCGGCTTCCTGCCAAGCATCAACATCGACGCGGAAGTAAAAGCCGGCAGCATCGCCATCATCAAAATCGAAGAGCTGAAGGTCTCCCGCGACCTCGGCCTGATCTACCTGAAGGAAAAGACCCTTCCCCACGCAGCCAAAGCTTTTTTACAGATCGCAATCGGAGGCGTGCGGCTCGATCCCTTCGAGTCGTCGAACCGCACCCCATCCCGCGACTAG
- a CDS encoding P-II family nitrogen regulator encodes MTKIEAIVRPSKFDQIKEALSELGIEGMTVSEVRGHGRQKGHSETYRGREYEVSLIPKLRIEIVVADNRVEQIVETIAANAATGEIGDGKIFLFKAADAIRIRNRERGDTAL; translated from the coding sequence ATGACGAAGATCGAAGCGATTGTAAGGCCAAGTAAATTTGACCAGATTAAAGAGGCGCTCTCGGAGCTTGGCATCGAGGGGATGACGGTGTCGGAGGTGCGCGGACACGGGCGGCAGAAGGGCCATAGCGAGACCTATCGCGGGCGCGAGTATGAGGTCAGCCTGATTCCCAAACTGCGCATTGAGATCGTCGTTGCCGATAACCGCGTAGAGCAGATTGTGGAGACAATTGCTGCGAACGCGGCGACAGGCGAGATAGGCGATGGCAAGATATTTCTCTTCAAAGCCGCCGATGCTATTCGGATTCGCAACCGTGAACGAGGTGATACGGCGCTGTAG
- a CDS encoding ammonium transporter — MPRTLDAGLHLTLSQKLSRFSDRLRQPEWRKYGMVTLAGKVLGVAAVLFLAHAVSDLCFTKVFAADSPVKAADIVNPVNTAWTLIAAFLVFGMQVGFTMLEAGFCRSRETVNVLMECVVDTCLCGLLFYAIGFAFMFSHGNGFIGYHWFFLKDAPATYEGTGVAFLAFWIFQFAFADTCSTITSGAMIGRTGFVGDLLYSVAVSGFIYPIIGHWAWGPDGFLATMGSAGFFLPGLGQSFHDFAGSTVVHTIGGVIALAGSLVLGPRLGRKFKRDGGGPMLPHDLTIAASGGLLLWFGWYGFNPGSTLSAMDFEGIGRVSANTTLAACAAGLTAMFVAYFMSKKWDMSFTVNGFLAGLVAITCPCYWVSPTGAILLGGIAGIIVVYGVELLEWLRIDDPIGAVPVHGICGIWGTLSLGLFAVGKYGATGPIAPDNSAPLKGLFYGGGLTLLKAQFIGSAIITCSTFAVAMLVMWLVNLTGTLRVSKEGELYGLDLHEHGISAYPEYVITALGTPTGSHGLKD; from the coding sequence GGCGTGGCTGCGGTGCTGTTTCTTGCGCACGCTGTGTCTGATCTGTGCTTTACCAAGGTGTTTGCAGCGGACTCGCCGGTGAAGGCAGCGGACATTGTCAATCCTGTGAATACGGCCTGGACACTGATTGCGGCGTTTCTCGTGTTTGGTATGCAGGTCGGGTTCACGATGCTCGAAGCCGGCTTCTGCCGTTCGCGAGAGACGGTGAACGTGCTGATGGAATGCGTGGTCGATACATGCTTGTGCGGCCTGCTGTTCTATGCGATTGGTTTCGCGTTTATGTTCAGCCATGGCAATGGGTTCATTGGATATCACTGGTTCTTTTTGAAGGACGCGCCTGCAACGTATGAAGGAACGGGCGTGGCGTTCCTGGCCTTCTGGATATTCCAGTTTGCGTTTGCCGATACGTGCTCGACGATTACTTCCGGGGCGATGATCGGGCGCACTGGATTCGTGGGCGATCTGCTTTACAGCGTGGCGGTGTCGGGCTTTATCTATCCGATTATTGGTCACTGGGCCTGGGGGCCGGATGGCTTCCTCGCAACGATGGGTTCTGCCGGATTCTTTCTGCCTGGGCTCGGCCAGAGCTTTCATGACTTCGCCGGATCTACCGTTGTCCACACGATTGGCGGTGTGATTGCGCTTGCCGGTTCGCTTGTACTTGGGCCGCGCCTTGGCAGGAAGTTCAAGCGCGATGGTGGCGGGCCGATGCTTCCGCATGACCTGACGATTGCTGCGTCGGGCGGCTTGCTGCTGTGGTTCGGGTGGTATGGATTCAACCCAGGCAGCACGCTTTCGGCGATGGACTTCGAGGGCATCGGCCGAGTTTCGGCGAACACCACACTGGCTGCATGTGCTGCTGGCCTGACTGCGATGTTTGTTGCGTACTTCATGAGCAAGAAGTGGGACATGAGCTTTACGGTGAACGGCTTCCTTGCCGGCCTGGTCGCGATTACGTGTCCTTGTTACTGGGTCAGCCCGACTGGGGCAATACTCCTGGGGGGTATTGCAGGCATCATCGTAGTTTACGGTGTCGAACTGCTGGAGTGGCTGCGTATCGATGACCCGATCGGCGCGGTGCCGGTGCATGGCATCTGCGGCATCTGGGGGACGCTGTCGCTTGGCCTGTTTGCTGTGGGTAAGTATGGTGCGACCGGACCGATTGCGCCGGACAACAGTGCTCCGCTGAAGGGGCTCTTTTACGGTGGCGGATTGACGCTGCTGAAGGCGCAGTTTATCGGCAGCGCAATTATTACCTGCTCGACGTTTGCGGTTGCGATGCTGGTGATGTGGCTGGTCAATCTGACGGGTACGCTGCGCGTGTCGAAAGAGGGCGAGTTGTATGGCCTCGATCTGCACGAGCATGGTATCTCAGCGTATCCCGAGTATGTCATCACAGCACTTGGAACGCCTACGGGCTCGCATGGCTTGAAGGACTAA